The Calypte anna isolate BGI_N300 chromosome 1, bCalAnn1_v1.p, whole genome shotgun sequence region TCACGTTCAATGTGCAATTAAACCCTAGTAATTGAAGTCACAACTTCTATTTCCATTTTGGAAAATTTGTCTCTTAACATGAAAAGCAGGGATTTTACATGATCAGAATTCAGATGCAAGCTAACTGAACAAGCAGCTTCCCAGAGTCTCTAGGATACACCAGGCTTATCCAAGTCTTCATTACTAACTTCCTACATTATTTcagtacatttttctttttttttaatagcagcaaTACTTGTTTCAGTTCAGCTCTCAATCCTTAACTATAAAAAGATTTTCTGTAAGTTCACATGCACACACGTGGCTTAAAGCAAAGCATCAACTACTATCAgccatttaataaaaaaaatccccctcACCAAAGGGATCCACCTGCATACACACATTTAACAGTGTGTCAgcttctcagctttcctgtctGGATTTCCTTTCCCCTCATACCTCAAGATCACACCTCTGTGGGTGATGGAAGCAATCGGAGCTAAGACTTGTTAATTCCATGTCTCCTCCTCATTTTTTCATAAAGGTTGAAGCAAGAGAAGGTGTCAAGGAGTCAGTCATTATTACTTCTTCCTAAGCTCAGAGCAACCTCAAATAAGCACAGGGAGCACTACTGCAGAGGACACTTCGCTCAAAACCTGTTCTTATACATGTCGGAGAGAGATACTTGAaggtaatatttattttttcagtttacagGTGATACgtcatttacaaaaaaattacagacaaTGCATCCTTTCAGTGCAGTTCAAACTAGTTCAAGAACAGGCAAAAGTCTGTGATGATTTGGAATGCTAGTATTCAACAGCACATGCTCTTTTCCCTTAATTGATTGTGTGGGGTAAGGAATGGGGTACAAGTAGGGTGAAGGGGAGAAAATGCCAATGTAAATAAGGCCATGCGAATAAAAACTCTGGAGAACAGGACACATCAGTCAGTCTGGCATTTCTGTTCTCATGTAATTGATGCAGAGATCGAAAGTTCCAGAAAACATTGTTTTGTTATGTGCAGTGCCCTTAGAAGCTGCCTTCAATCCCAAAATCTTCAATTCTACACCAGCACTCTGATTTCACATCACCGACTGAGCTCGATAAATACAATGATTAAATCTTTCTGTCCGCTGTCTACCATTTGAATTCTCAACTGTAACTGCTGGGAAAAAGGAAGGTCAAGTTGAAAGTACAAGCTGCTGCTATACAGTGTCACAACTAGAGAACAAGACAGTTTGACCACAGCATGGTTCACctctttaaaagataaaatacgTTAGACAGTTCAGCACATCTATGATTTCAGAGTGGAAAGACGCCCAAATTAATGTATTGTAAATTAAACTACATCAGTTAAGTATTTGCATGAGGTTTATCCAGCCACATCAATCCAGGGAGAGGCAAGATGGACTGACTGACTGCCAGACATATCAACACAAAGCAAGAGAGCCCTCTGTGACGTTCCTAGGTAGAGGAAGACTGTTTATAGTAGTATTTAGTAATTTGCTAATCTGCTATCTGCAAAGCAGTTGCTTCCTTTCTACAGTATTAGTCATCTTGGACAAGACAGGGTCTAAAAACATGGAAACCAGTACAGATTCTAAATCCATTATTTGAAATTTTCACCTATGCTTTGTTCCTTATCACACTTAATCCTGCAAAGGGGCTATTACAAGGAGCATATCAAAACAGAGATCTCTAGAGCCTGAAGAGAATTAGCTGATACATTTAAGCAAGAGTATTACAAAGATTATATGCAAGCATGACCTTACCTTGGCAGCTCTACTCTCAGCACTGCTTACTGTTTTTGAAAGTCCCTCTGAAACCTCCAAGAACAATTTCCTGTGACATTTGAATCAGGACTCTTGGACAGGAACACAGCTGTACCCTGTACCCTGTACCCCCTACATTGAAGCAATGTTTCTTGATCTCTTCCCCAAGCCAACCTTTCTACTAACTCTCCTATACACTATGTGAGGGCTTTCTGGGGTGAGGGTAAGGATCATCAAAGTAATTCCCTAATAGCTGCCACAGGACTATTTCTAAGTTATGCAGAGGGTGGCAGGGGCTTTAAGGGAAGATTGTGCATGCTTGCATATATTTACAGGGATTCTCTCCACATCTattgacttaaaaaaaaccttttattattaaacagtttgaaaattaattttttcctttttgcaaaattaaaatcaacCCTCAAGTATTAATTGcatataaaaaagaaacctatTTTACAGCACTGACTAGTActacctttaaaatcatcaagaaaaaaccccacatgctGTAATATTGTTTGATAAAGCAAAAATTGCCCACAACATTATCACCCAAAATGAACCAGTGTAAGTTTTTATTTGCATGGCCAAAATACCTTCCTTTTGTTCCCCTGCAGCTTTATTTCCCTTAACACACTTTAAGGTTTGTGCTGCAGAAGGAACAAGATGCAACACTGCATACTTCCTTTAACAACCACTCCCACAACACCTAAACATTTACAGATGTAGCAAATGACAACaccacaaggggaaaaaaactaagTTCCACCATTCAAAATGGTCTGCAACAGCGTCTTTAGGGCTGGCTGAAGTGGGCAACCTCACTTTAGAAGGTCATTTCTTTACAGTGTTGGTGGTTTCAATCCATACTTCTTTGCAACTTCTGTCTGGGCGTAGGCAGCATCACAGAGTGAATAGAGGTGGGCCATCTCCATTTCAGATTTGGCCAGGTTGATAGCTTTGTTGAACATTTCAATGGCTTTATCCAGATTACCtctgaaataaaccaaaatttaGTCTAGTAAAGCCTGGCACATCAAACTTTTCATCTCtacagcatctttttttccttcaggactTATACTAACAGCTTGAAAGGACTTCAGGAGGAACCATCACAAGAGCTTGCAATGATGATGAACAAACTGAGAGTTTTTGTTCCTAAGCCTAAGCAACTAGGGCAGCTTTTAAACAACCTTACTCCTGAAAGGCCTCATGGGTGGTAATGGGGGATAAAATGTTCTCCACAGAACACTAAGTTTACCGTAAGATGACGCTGGGACAATTAATTGAACTCTCATCTGCCTTGAAGAGAGTTTGTAtactgaagaggaaaaccagcacAGACAAAAGCTTATGTTACTAAAATAGGAAACACTTGCAAAATTTCTAAGGGCAACAGTTCTGTCCTTTTAATGGCCAGACATGTAAAATAAAAGACTCAACTATAGTCTCAGCTACACCCCAAACATTTTCACAATTGTAATACAAGGCACTGGTACAGCATAGTCTTTCCTCTTAATGCTGTGAAACTGCAAACTGCAGTCGTCTTGGAGTGAAACCCAAATTGTCAGCACCAGAGTATAGCTCAGGATCCTCAGTACAAATGGTTCCCCCTAAGATGTTTAAGGACTATATTAGATACACGGGAAGGCTAGTAATGGTTAAGGAAGTTACTTTAAGAGCAAGAGGcatgtatttaaatatacacAGACTCATCTGTGTGTTGTCCATTAAGTATAAAATTGGTGAACACAGGTACTTATCATATCATAAAGCAGAATTatggcaaagagaaagaaatgctttacCTAGGAGTTACAGAATAGAAATTAGGACTTTGCACAGCAGGGAAGATCTTAAGAAAGACTTAAGATCCATAGGAAATCTAAAAGGTCTACTGCAATTTCCATAGCAACTAGGAGCTCTTAAAACTGCAGTCAACATTACCTTTGCACTTCAATCGTTCCCATGGTTTCATATGCAAAATCACATTTGTTATCAATCTCAATGGCCTTGCTTATGAGTTCTAACCCTTTGTCTAAATCTTGCTTCCACTGAAGCTGAAGTAAActagaagagaaagaaagttaAGAACAAACTTCACATAGTTCTCCCAAAACCCTGATCACCTGAAGAAAGCAGCATCAACAACAAAGAtcctaaatatatttaattccTAATGCAGGGTAGACAGTAATTccatggcttttaaaaacataggCGTGAGAGTCACTTTCAATAACCTATGTTACCTGTTTAATAACTCTAAAGAAAGGTAAATTCCTCCAAATACAACTTGTTGCAAGTTAGTTTATGAAAGAGATCTAATTCAGCACAAAGCTGAAATTAAGATATAGCTAAGGTAAAAGTCAAATATACTTCAAGTAGATACTCAATTAGTCATAAACATCAGTGAAACTTCTTTGAAACTTATTTACAGTTTAGTCAACAGAAACCATAGAAATAAATTGAACAGCACTAAGATgtttttgtaaaattatttctcctgGCAAAACTGCTAAACACAAACATTTAGTTCTGGTTGATTCATCTAAATGTTCCAACTGCCCCTAACTAAAGGATTGCAAACTCAATACATACCCTTTATGAACATATGTAGTGGCATTGTCTGGCTCAAGGTCAATGCATTTATCATACATTTCATCAGCCTTGCCAAACTGCTGTTGATCAGTTAATGCCTGTATCAGAAGAGAAACCTATAGGTCAATACACAATCAAAACATGCACTTTGATAATTCTAATTAAGACCATATTGATGATGTAAGATATACATGGCAGTGCAGGCCAGGCACCTCAGTTACCAGAATTAAGTTTCAGCATTGCTGcgttttaaaagaaaactgctaAGCTTGAAGTGCACAAATTACTGATCAGTGTCATCTATAATGGGGGATACACAAGCAACACACAGTGTAATGGAAgtaaaagccattttaaaagTCTGGGGCTGCAAATCTCAACTTcttcctgtagtgaaatgaggcaaccaggtgccactgattgccaggtagtgggcatgagcttgtgttaagcccacctgtgcctgattagggcgggcccccactgagcatgagcaggattaggggccAATACGCAGTGGGGCCcgtcctaatcaggcacaggtgggcttaacacaagctcatgcccactacctggcaatcagtggcacctggttgcctcatttcactacatcttCCTTTCTCAAATACActtatttcaaaaggaaaggCATCCATATTGCCTACGTATTTAAAACTCAGAATATCTCATGCTTCATACTAGAACCAGCAGTacattttcttagaaaaaactAAAACTCTGTTACAAGAGTACTCTGAACATCTGTATTAAACTCTGCTTTGACCAATACATGTTATTTGTAGGAGAATAAAACCATTACCATAGTTGCCCACATTTAACTCCCAAATTACCTAGAGAATCCCTGGCATCCATCAACTGAGATGCCACACACATGCCAGAACTCATGGTGAAGTGTATGCCAGACCTCTGCCTCCTAATAACCACCCTTGGCTCTCATCACTTACATTCTACTCTACAAATTCCACCTCTACTTCCTCTAGCCTTCCTTTCCACATCCATAAATTCAGGTAGCTTAGTAAATACAACCTGTGTTATCTCAGAACTTACTCTGAAAAATCTTCATGTAGGGAATCAAACCTAAAAGGTGCAAGAGAATGCAGATTTGTGtttaagagatgaaaaaaaaatgtacctgAGCATAGAGTGCATAGCCTTCAGCACACTTTGgaaattttttaataacatcTTCAAAGCCTTTCATGGCTACTTGCACAGGCAAAGGATTATTTCCCGTATAAGCTTGGCGATACtattcaagaagaaaaaaaaaacaaaaggaaaaagggaaaaaatgaaatgtcaaCGCAAACACTAAAATGTTCATCAGTCCTCTACCCACTTCCCCAAGAGATGCATGCATGGTAGCAATTACAAGCTTCAGAAGGTGATGTGCCTGTACATCCTATCAAATCTGTTTTTAGGAACCTACCATGTGTCCAAATTCCTGGTAAAGTGGATTTGAGAGAGTAGAAAGGGTGAAAGAAGGAAGCCATAAGGCCTGATAGTTGTCAATAATCTCCCTTTATTTCAAAAGCCTCGAAATTCCAAGCCTAGAATTCCTCCTTGTTCACACCCATGCAAAGCTGGCCTCAGGATTACTGCATGCCTTGTATTGTACCAGCTTGAAACTGTTTGCAATTGCTTTCTCAACATTAAAGCTTTATTTCAATCAATTTTACATGATAAGTAAGAGTGAAGATTTGTGTTCCTCtaccacaaaacagaaaaggtgACCTACTGTTGTTAAACAATGaatctttcaaaatgaaagcagaaaacccTTACTCCAACTGAAGAAACTTGCATAATTTCTTTACCTTATTATCAAAAGACACACGAGATATTTATTGTCATAGTTCTCCATTAAgatgaataaaacaaaagaacacaGCATGCTTTCCAGagctctttaaaaagaaaaaacacccagaTAAACACCAACACGTTACCTACCAgagcaaaacatttctgtgcttgAGCCAAGGCAGAATCGGGTCGCAATCGGATACATTCATCAAAGTCTTCCACAGCCTCTTCAATTTGGTCAAGCAGGATTTTCAGCTAGCCAGAATCAAAGAAAAtcctatttctgtatttaatctGTGCTTCATACACTTAAGTGATAATTCACCTAACGTCAGTTACTCATATAATCTCTAGTTCAGTTTTAGAACTGCCAAGAAACCTGCAAAACCCATGACTAAAAATCACTGCCATAAGATAACAAAGGTACCACAGGAGCTTTGAAGGCAATGTCCATGTGTAGGGAATGAGAATGCTTGCATTTCAGATTGTTGCCATTACTGCTTTAGCATTTATGACTGGTCTCCAAAACTATGCCATATTTTCTCAAGGTGCTTTGCCTTAATGTAGTTAATGCCTATGAACTATTAggattttgaaacattttggcTTTCCCAGCTTGCatgtcaacatttttttttttacatcctcATTCCTTCATAAGAGTGGAGCTCACTTCATTATTCTATTACTTTACAGTGAAGCTACTGTAGAACACTAATTTTTAGTCTGCACAGAGCTTTCATTCCCTTCAATAAACACACAACACCATTTGATTTTTGAGCACTGGAGAGATCTAATTAATTCACAGAGAGAGCCACATGATCTGTAGAAGTCTTCCATATGAGTATGACTCAGAGTACCTACATGTGGTAGTGTTTCTGTTTTACTTCCATCACCTTTGATATTACAGTTCTGTGGAAGCAGGTGTCTCTAGGTGTAGAAATTAGTCAAGGACACATCAGCATCACGAGCCAGAGGGGGGTGAGCTGAACACATGCAAGCCTAGGCCGCAGTGCTGTAGATGCTTAGTTATTGGGAACATTTTACTGTTACTTTGCTGTAACAAAGCTTCCTTCAATGCAGATGCTGCTCCACCATATCATCCCCTTTCACAAAGCATcttatatgtgtatatatacacataaattACAGAGCAGTTGTAAATGTATGTAAGCCCTAGTACTTTTAAGTTCATATTGATAGAGGTCTATTGCTCTGAATTTTCCTACAGCTACAGAAATAAAGTGATTCTACCCAACCTGAACCTGCAAATTAGACAGTGTGCTTATTCTGTGACAGTTCCAAATTAggagtttatattttttctgccACAAACAGTATAAAAGTGTTCCTGATAACGCACTGgtctttatatttcttttagtGTATACTGAAATACACAAGTACTGGGACAAAATTGCTTTTGTGTCTTACTTGTCCTCGATGGTGGTAAACATCTGCATTCTGAGGATCAATGTCTGCAGCCATGTTGAAGTCCTGAGTGGagagcacaggctgctgctgctgcatgtaCATACTTCCTCGTTTGATCAGAGCATTAGCTCGGAGCTGTAAAAAAGTTCAGAGAAACATTAGCAGCTCCAACATGCTTCCTGATTTAAGGCCTTGTCACAATTacattaaatttttcatttgacTGGTTTCATCCACCAACAGATTTCATTCATTCTGATGAATGAATTCTAATAATTCTGATTAATTCATTCTAAATTTCATATTGGCCCTGTATGAATTAACTCCCTTGCTTCATTTCAAACACATTAGCTTATGCTTCCATCTCAGTAGATTTCCAGCCCCCCAGAAATCCTTTGTAAGACAGGTTCCCTATGcttataaataaattaacattttttaagcTATCCAATATGCAATTGCAAATAATGTTCTTCTTTTATCTATGAGCTGATTTTTCAGACTGGATGggactgaacaaccccatctaGTAGAAGGTGTTGCTGTTCACGTATGGAGGTCGGAACTAaatgatctccaaggtccctttcaacccaaatcattctatgataaGCCTCCAATTCATTCAGCTTCCACTGTTCTTTACTTTGTACTACTTAGCCCATGTGTCTCAAAAATCAACAAGccctggaaaaataatttgtcaggaataaaaagacaaaacagtaAATAAACCAGAACACTCCCACTGATGTTTCTGAAAGTTTGGTAAAACAACTTCTTGAACTATACTTAAAAGTTTATAATAAAACTTTTACATTTTCTCAACTCAAACTACAATCCAGCATTCTTACCTTCACATTTGCATCTTCCATGCTGATGACCTGATCTAGGTCTGGTTTGGCAGCATTTGCATTTCCAATAAGTAAGTAGAAAGTAGCTCGCAGAAGCAAGGCCTCTGCCAtgtattttccctttgcttcaatttcttttgtgctttcaCTGATAATTTTGTCATAGTTCTCTTCTTCCATATATTGTTTTGCTCTCAAATAGCCTGAGCTGTAAATGATGTAAGAACAGTAGTATATATACATGCATTGATTGAACACTGcaatttaaattcagatttttcattaaatcatACCAAATACTAACTTTTGCTACACTCAGTTACAACACCTACATAATAGTAAAGTTATGAATATTCCTGGATGGAGCCATCACAAAACAAAGGTAATTAGACAAAGAATGGCCAAATTACATTGGAAATAAAGAATAACAATGTTTGAAACCCCTTAAACCTCAATGTTTGAAACCCCTAAATGAGCTTCATTTGTTCCTAGAattttttatagatttttttttttactttaaggaCAGCAATAATCTCTGCTTTAAAACAAGAGGGCTGGTATGGAACTGCAGGTTAgaaaagtgaaatattaaaCCTAGCAATGTGCAGTTCATACATGGAAGAAAGGATTTCACAGCAAAAATTATTGTAAGCACTGCCTTGTCCTCAGCTAAGTGCCTTGGATTCAGTGAATCTACCTGTCGATCATGACATTCTATCTTTGTAAACAGCATTATGGttgtatttttaatggtttCCATACTGACAGCAGTTATATCATccaaaaataaactggaaagCAGTATAGTTAAAGGTccactgaaaagaagaaaaagctcaaggttttttttttgacacagcAAGTCTCTCATATATGTGCCATTTGGTTCTGGAACTATGAAACACCCTTTTAGCCACGGTTGTTATAAATTCATCTTTCATTAACAAAGACCCTTTTCCTAGCTTGTCTTCTCTTCCAATTCAAAAGACTAACAACTTGCTCTCTTCCTTCAAAACTGTCCTTCAGTATAAAACATTCCTTTCTCAAGTATGATCCAGCATTCTCCAGTCCTCTCATCTACTAATATTTACTACGATACTGTAGTAAATATTCATCACATCTTCCCCATCTCATTGTCCTTCCTCTGTTTAGTGGATCAAAGCCATCTACAATTTGGAAGTAGCCAGTCAGCTTTCATAAAAGCTTCATTCTTAATAGTGATCTCACTTCATCAGCTCACTTTATTACTACAGATTTCCCATGCCAAGTacaataaaaacaacagcaagTTGCACTGCGTAGAATGTCAAAACGACTGAAAACTTAATTCTAATACCAAACAATTCCCAACTGTACTGTACACtcacttttcttttacttcagaAGCCTCTCCCTCCTTATCCTTATCTTCATCTGATTTCTCACCCTTAAGCAAAGGTTGGGAGATTATATCATCTGTGAAAGAACTGAAGTAGGATTTAATGAACTGTGGTGAGGGCATCAGAGGCTCTCGattctgaaacagagaaatgtaATTTCAGGTCATTAGATAGTA contains the following coding sequences:
- the TOMM70 gene encoding mitochondrial import receptor subunit TOM70, translating into MAASKPVEAAAGTGGGGGLSRWQLALVLGAPILLGAGAVYLWGRRAARRGGKGASERKTPEGRASPGPCGGGSGGQPDGPGHEEMSPLDRAQAAKNTGNKFFKAGKYERAIQCYTEAISLCPSEKNIDLSTCYQNRAAAYEQLQKWTEVAQDCTKAVELNPKYVKALFRRAKAHEKLDNKKECLEDVTAVCILEAFQNQQSMLLADKVLKLLGKEKAKEKYKNREPLMPSPQFIKSYFSSFTDDIISQPLLKGEKSDEDKDKEGEASEVKENSGYLRAKQYMEEENYDKIISESTKEIEAKGKYMAEALLLRATFYLLIGNANAAKPDLDQVISMEDANVKLRANALIKRGSMYMQQQQPVLSTQDFNMAADIDPQNADVYHHRGQLKILLDQIEEAVEDFDECIRLRPDSALAQAQKCFALYRQAYTGNNPLPVQVAMKGFEDVIKKFPKCAEGYALYAQALTDQQQFGKADEMYDKCIDLEPDNATTYVHKGLLQLQWKQDLDKGLELISKAIEIDNKCDFAYETMGTIEVQRGNLDKAIEMFNKAINLAKSEMEMAHLYSLCDAAYAQTEVAKKYGLKPPTL